GGTGGTGCAGTATGTAAAGACGAGACATTTGTGCTGGGTACGACCGATCGCGCTAGTCACGGCTCCGGAGTGCGTTAGTTGGACAGAGTACGATCGCTTAACCGTGCAAAACCTTCAGGATGGCTCTGATTTAATGTGTCCTGCCACTTTATTTCAAGAAGCATTAGATGTCGAAGTATTGCCCTTACTGGCTCGGCTTGGCGCAGAGTTTAAAGGTAAAAATCCGCTCTCTCATCGTTATCTGCATCAATTTATTCACGACATCTGGCAAGCGCGTCCAGAGCTATTTGGGAAAGAATCCTAATTTTTTAGCATCTACAAATTGATATTCTCTAGAGTCGTGAAAGGATCAGCCTAACTTAGAAAAGGTATAAATTTGTATAAATTTCTACACTTTACTAACATAACCCTTTACCGGGAAACTTAAACAATCATTGCGATCGAATAAAGTTTCTGCAAATTTCCAAAGCTTTTCTGGCGGTTGTAAAGAGAGTCCAGTTATCGTCAGAGCGTTCACAGGAAAATCGTGTTTGAGATCGAAGGGTAATTAGAGTTATGCAGAGTTTGCTCGTCCATTCCCAAGCTGCCATCATTCGTCCTTGCGGCTCCCTTAACGCTGCAAATGCCGCAGAATTGCGACAGCAACTCCAGACAGCCGTGTTGTCTGAGAAAAATAATGCTCTGTTGATCGATATGAGTCAGGTAGAGTCGCTCGACAGTGCCGGATTGATGGCATTGGTTTCGGCGCTAAATCTGGCGCAAGAGAATCGGAAGCGGTTCAGCCTCTGTGCTGTCAGCGTGCCAGTCCGAATTGTGTTTGAACTCACCCAGCTCGATCGCGTCTTCGAGATCTTTGAGAACGTTGCTGCATTTGAACAGACAACCGCTTAGATAGGCTTGATTGCCTTGCTTTTGGACAGGCATCGAACGATCGTCGATATACTAAGGAATCGACCCGACGTTCAACAAAGGCAAGGTGAATTGTGGCAGTTGCAGTAGAAGCTCTTTTGACAACAGATATTCTGCGTCCGGCTCGATATCTTGGCAATGAGCTAGGAGCCGTTCACAAACCTTGGGATGAGGCGACGGTGCGATGGGTGCTGACTTACCCAGAGATTTATGAAGTTGGGGCATCGAATCTCGGTCATATTATTCTTTACAGCATTCTAAACACTCAGCCGCGTCAGTTGTGCGATCGAGCCTATCTTCCTGCTCCCGACCTCGCCGCTAAACTACGCGAAACGGAAACGCCTTTGTTTGCGGTGGAATCGCGCCGTCCATTAACAGATTTCGACATTCTTGGATTTAGCCTCAGTTACGAACTCGGCGCGACAAACATTCTTGAAATGCTCGACCTTGCAGGAATTCCCCTGACTTGGAAGGCACGATCGGAGACTGATCCCCTAATTTTTGCAGGCGGACAAACGGCCACTTCAAACCCTGAACCTTACGCTGATTTCTTCGATTTTGTGGCGTTGGGCGATGGGGAAGAACTTTTACCGGAAATCGGGTTAGTGGTCGAAGAAGGCAAAGCCGCAGGATTAAGCCGCGAGGCACTGCTGCTGGATTTGGCTCAAATTCCTGGGGTTTACGTGCCGCGATTTTACGAAATGGCTCCAGATGGTTCCGTGCATCCGAATCGTCCAGATGTCCCGAAACGAATTCTGCGACGGGTCGCCACACCGATTCCAGCCTATTCGATCGGGCTAGTTCCCTATGTGCAAACCGTCCACGATCGTTTAACGATCGAAATTCGGCGCGGTTGTACCAGAGGTTGCCGATTCTGCCAGCCGGGAATGCTGACCCGTCCAGCGCGGGATGTCGAACCTGAGCAGGTGGTAGACGCGATCGAGACGGGGATGAGAGCGACCGGATATAACGAATTCTCGCTGCTGTCGCTCAGTTGCTCCGATTATTTAGCGCTGCCCGCAGTCGGAGTCGAAATCAAGAATCGATTAAAAGGAGAAAACATCTCGCTGTCGTTGCCGAGTCAACGGGTCGATCGCTTCGATGAAAACATTGCAAACATCATCGGCGGCACTCGTCAAATGGGAATTACCTTCGCGCCAGAAGCCGGAACTCAACGAATGCGCGACATTATCAACAAAGGGCTGACCAATGAAGAGCTACTGCGCGGCGTGAAAACGGCTTTTGAGCAAGGCTGGGACAAAGTCAAGCTGTACTTTATGATTGGGCTTCCCGGCGAAACGGATGCAGACGTTTTAGGCATTGCGGACACGATTCGGTGGCTGCGGCGAGAATGCACCAAGCAAGGACGCAGACGGTTAGATTTCAACGTCACCATTTCTAACTTCACGCCAAAGCCGCATACTCCATTTCAATGGCATTCGGTTTCAACGGCTGAATTTAAGCGCAAACAAGCCTTATTAAAAGATGCCTTTCGATCAATCAAAGGCGTAAAAATCAATTTCACCGACACCCGGATTTCGGCAATGGAAGATTTTGTCGGTAGAGGCGATCGTCGACTCGCGCCAGTGGTACAACGCGCTTGGGAACTGGGTGCAGGCATGGACTCTTGGTGGGAGAGCCTGGAAAAAGCGTTTGGCGCGTGGACACAAGCGATCGACGAAGCAGGCGTAAGCTGGAAATATCGCCAAGTCGAAAGTGGTGAATGGAATATTTTTGAAGCGAATGAGGCGATTTCGCTCGATGCCCCTCTGCCCTGGGATCACCTAGATACGGGAATTGATAAGAAGTGGCTGAAAGAGGATCTACAAAGAGCGCTGGAAGCTGCGATCGTTCCCGATTGCTCGTTTGAGGGCTGTTCTCATTGCGGCGTTTGTGGAGTCGATTTTGGACACAATATTGTGATTCCGCCCCTTGAGATTCCTGAATTTTCGGGACACTTCCAGCCCAATCAAACACGAGCGCAACGATTACGGGTTCGGATGGGCAAACAAGGCGAAATGGCGTTACTGAGCCATCTGGACATGATGCGATTGTTCGATCGTGTAGTCCGTCGCGCTTCGATCCCGGTTACCTTTACAGGTGGATTTCACCCCTCGCCCCGAATTGTCCCCGCCAGTGCCCTACCGCTCGGCGTGAGTAGCTCTGGTGAAATCGTCGATTTTGAATTAACGCGATCGATGAACGTAGAAGAGTTCCGCAATCAACTTGCGGCTCAACTTCCAGCAGACCTTCCGATTTATGAGATTGAAGAAGTCGATCCACAGCAACCCGCAGCAGCCGTATTACTGCAAAAAGCCGAATATCGGCTCGAAGTGGCAGCCGAAACGGAAGCAGACTGGCAAGCTTGGATCGATCAGGTCTTAGCAAAGTCTGAGATTTGGCTAGAGCAAACGACAAAATCGGGAAAAACCTACCCGTTAGACGTGCGCGATCGCTTATTTAACCTGCAATTGCTTGAATCGACTGCGGAAAAAGCCACGTTGCAATACATCGGCAGTTGCCAGAATGATGGAACGCTATTGAAGCCGGAGCAGATGATTAAGATTCTTGAACAAGTAGCTGGACAAGAATTATCTCTTTTAACCATCCACCGCTCCCATCTCTTTTTGGCGTAATCAAACTTTCTTTTACTTCACTCCTCAAATTCAAATCGTCAAAATTGGTACAGATGCAGATCCGCACGTTATAATGCTTTGCATCACAGGCTGTAGTGAGCTAAGAATCCCCGTAGATGCTGTCGGGTGTTGGTCTTAGAGTCTTACTCAGCCTGTTTGCCAGATTTTCGCTATTCTTCATCCAGATGCGGCGGACAATTACGGTCGCTGCCTGTTTGATCGAAGTTCACTCGTTGACTGTCTATCGTCAGAGTGAGGATCGGTTTGAGGTCGTCGGTTTTTCAGAACCACTCACGCTGAACACTGCTCGGACTGATCGTGTTTTAGATACGCGATTTGAGAGGTCACACTCCTGTTTTTTCGTTGCGAAAGAAGCGAAACTTCAAAGCTTCGATCGCCCCCCAGATTTGAGGAAATTGAATGCCAAAGCAAATTGTAATTGCTGAGCAGCATCGAATCGCTGCTGTATTTTCAGAAGATCAAATTCAAGAATTAATCGTTGCCACCGGAAGCCATCAGGTGAGCGACATTTACTTAGGAATTGTCGAGAACGTTTTACCTGGAATTGATGCTGCATTTGTAAATATCGGTGACTCTGAACGAAACGGATTTATTCACGTTTCGGATCTAGGGCCGTTGCGACTCAAGCGATCGGCTGGATCAATCACCGAACTGCTTGCTCCGCAGCAAAAGGTTCTCGTCCAGGTAATGAAAGAGCCGACCGGAAATAAAGGCCCACGCCTAACCGGAAACATCTCGATGCCGGGTCGCTATCTGGTTCTGATGCCTTATGGTCGTGGCGTGAATTTGTCCCGCCGGATTCGCAATGAGAACGAACGTAACCGTCTCAGGGCCTTGGCGATTCTGATTAAGCCCGCCGGCATGGGAATCGTCATTCGCACCGAAGCCGAAGGAATGCCCGAAGAAGCCATTATGGAGGATTTGGAAACGCTCCAGCGGCAGTGGGAAGCCATTTTGCAAGAAGCAGGCTCCACTCGTGCGCCTGCCCTATTGAACCGAGATGATGATTTTATTCAAA
This window of the Cyanobacteria bacterium FACHB-DQ100 genome carries:
- a CDS encoding STAS domain-containing protein, whose amino-acid sequence is MQSLLVHSQAAIIRPCGSLNAANAAELRQQLQTAVLSEKNNALLIDMSQVESLDSAGLMALVSALNLAQENRKRFSLCAVSVPVRIVFELTQLDRVFEIFENVAAFEQTTA
- a CDS encoding TIGR03960 family B12-binding radical SAM protein — its product is MAVAVEALLTTDILRPARYLGNELGAVHKPWDEATVRWVLTYPEIYEVGASNLGHIILYSILNTQPRQLCDRAYLPAPDLAAKLRETETPLFAVESRRPLTDFDILGFSLSYELGATNILEMLDLAGIPLTWKARSETDPLIFAGGQTATSNPEPYADFFDFVALGDGEELLPEIGLVVEEGKAAGLSREALLLDLAQIPGVYVPRFYEMAPDGSVHPNRPDVPKRILRRVATPIPAYSIGLVPYVQTVHDRLTIEIRRGCTRGCRFCQPGMLTRPARDVEPEQVVDAIETGMRATGYNEFSLLSLSCSDYLALPAVGVEIKNRLKGENISLSLPSQRVDRFDENIANIIGGTRQMGITFAPEAGTQRMRDIINKGLTNEELLRGVKTAFEQGWDKVKLYFMIGLPGETDADVLGIADTIRWLRRECTKQGRRRLDFNVTISNFTPKPHTPFQWHSVSTAEFKRKQALLKDAFRSIKGVKINFTDTRISAMEDFVGRGDRRLAPVVQRAWELGAGMDSWWESLEKAFGAWTQAIDEAGVSWKYRQVESGEWNIFEANEAISLDAPLPWDHLDTGIDKKWLKEDLQRALEAAIVPDCSFEGCSHCGVCGVDFGHNIVIPPLEIPEFSGHFQPNQTRAQRLRVRMGKQGEMALLSHLDMMRLFDRVVRRASIPVTFTGGFHPSPRIVPASALPLGVSSSGEIVDFELTRSMNVEEFRNQLAAQLPADLPIYEIEEVDPQQPAAAVLLQKAEYRLEVAAETEADWQAWIDQVLAKSEIWLEQTTKSGKTYPLDVRDRLFNLQLLESTAEKATLQYIGSCQNDGTLLKPEQMIKILEQVAGQELSLLTIHRSHLFLA